From the genome of Amycolatopsis granulosa:
GACCTCGTGGTCGTCGACCAGGAACACCTCGATCATCCCGCCACCTTTCGCCCTGCGCGGAATCTCCCAGGCTACGGACGCCCACGCCGCCCGGACACGGACGAAGGTCACCAGCGCTCAGGGCACGAGGACCGCAGCTGCGGTAACCCCGCGGGGCGGCAGGTCCCGAACCGCTACGAGACGGGCGCGGACCAGGTCAGGCGGGTGCCACCGCCCTCGGCGAGGGTCACCGAGCAGGTGCCGCCGGCCTGCGCGGCGCGTTCGCGCAGGTTGTGCAACCCGCTGTGGGCGACCCGGTCCGGGATCCCGGTGCCGTTGTCGACGACGTCGATCACGAGATCGTCGTCCACCGACACGGTGATCGTCAGCGTGGTGGCGCGGGCGTGGCGGACCGCGTTGGTCAGCGCCTCCCGCAGCACGGCTTCGGCGTGCTCGGCGAGTTCGCTGCCGATGACACCGATCGGTCCGGACATGCGCACGGTCGTGCGCAGGCCGGTGTCGCCGGTGACCTCGGCGATGATCTCGTTGAGGCGCTTGCGCAGCTGGGTGGTGCCGTGCAGGCCACCGTGCAGGTCGAAGATCGCGGTGCGGATCTCGGCGACGATGTTCTGCACGTCGTCGATCATGTCCGCCAGGCGCCGCTGGATCTCCGGGTTGCGGGTGCGCATGTGCGTGCTCTGCAGCGCGAGCCCGTGGGCGAACAGCCGCTGGATGACGTGGTCGTGCAGGTCCCGTGCGATGCGGTCGCGGTCGGAGACCACCTTGAGCTCGCTCAGCGAGCGCTGGTCCTCGGCCAGCTGGAGCGCGAGCGCCGCCTGGTCGGCGAACGCCGCGGCGAGCGGGAGCTGGGTGTGGTCGAACGGGTCCTGCCCGGTTTTGCGGAGCGTGACGAGCACGCCGGAGACGTGGTCGCCGGACGGGCGCAGCGGCAGCACCAGCGCGGGGCCGAACTCCGGAGACAGGTCGTAGGTGAGGTTGTCCACGCGGCGCGGCTGGGCGTCGGTGTAGGCGGCGCCGCAGCTGGAGCCCTCGACGGG
Proteins encoded in this window:
- a CDS encoding GAF domain-containing sensor histidine kinase, whose protein sequence is MPGTDDSGAAPPVAGLRETLSQLRLRELLREVQDRIEQLVQSRDQMDGLLEAMLAVAGGLELDATLRRVVHAAIDLVDCRYGALGVVDQDREGLAEFVYEGIDEETRHRIGDLPTGRGLLGLLIQRPEPLRLDDLSQHAAAAGFPAHHPPMRTFLGVPVRVRDEVFGNLYLTEKNNGQPFTEDDEVVVRALAAAAGIAVENARLYEEARLRQRWQEATSEIRAELLAAADPTDVLSLIANRALALAGADYAFIAQPDDPDLPPTDVTHLTVTVSTGLDDNPLTGRDIPVEGSSCGAAYTDAQPRRVDNLTYDLSPEFGPALVLPLRPSGDHVSGVLVTLRKTGQDPFDHTQLPLAAAFADQAALALQLAEDQRSLSELKVVSDRDRIARDLHDHVIQRLFAHGLALQSTHMRTRNPEIQRRLADMIDDVQNIVAEIRTAIFDLHGGLHGTTQLRKRLNEIIAEVTGDTGLRTTVRMSGPIGVIGSELAEHAEAVLREALTNAVRHARATTLTITVSVDDDLVIDVVDNGTGIPDRVAHSGLHNLRERAAQAGGTCSVTLAEGGGTRLTWSAPVS